In Pseudonocardia sp. EC080619-01, the following proteins share a genomic window:
- a CDS encoding fumarylacetoacetate hydrolase family protein, protein MRLALYDDYRPGIIDPEAGTITPVTIGFGHQDPDPFGAGWWVRACRDLADGSVPTVIGEPLALADVQLRAPVLNPGKVVAAASNYGDHVAEMRDTVLPASGVTGSEWLLDFDVFLKAPSSVVGPSDRIVLPNDVVADGKEIHHEGELAIVIGRGGHRISEAGAMDHVLGYTIGLDMTVRGHGDRSRRKSYPSFTPLGPWVTTVDDAGDWRDLSVSLSVNGQVRQQVSCAKMLVSIPGILSYASSVMELQPGDVILTGAPPGVGPIVEGDLVHVRIDRLGELQLPVSTEV, encoded by the coding sequence ATGAGACTGGCGCTCTACGACGACTACCGCCCGGGCATCATCGACCCGGAGGCCGGAACCATCACACCGGTCACGATCGGCTTCGGTCACCAAGACCCAGACCCGTTCGGGGCGGGTTGGTGGGTACGTGCGTGCCGAGACCTCGCCGATGGCAGCGTGCCCACGGTAATCGGTGAGCCGCTCGCGCTCGCCGATGTCCAGCTCCGGGCGCCGGTGCTCAACCCGGGTAAGGTGGTAGCGGCCGCTTCCAACTATGGCGACCACGTCGCCGAGATGCGGGATACTGTGCTGCCGGCGTCTGGCGTGACGGGCTCCGAGTGGCTACTGGACTTCGACGTGTTCCTCAAGGCCCCGTCCTCGGTCGTCGGCCCCAGTGACCGGATCGTCTTGCCCAACGATGTCGTCGCCGACGGCAAGGAGATCCATCACGAAGGTGAGCTGGCCATCGTGATCGGCCGTGGCGGACACCGGATCTCCGAGGCAGGTGCCATGGATCACGTCCTCGGCTACACGATCGGGCTCGACATGACCGTGCGCGGTCATGGCGACCGCTCCCGACGTAAGAGCTACCCGTCGTTCACCCCGCTCGGGCCGTGGGTGACCACTGTAGACGACGCTGGCGACTGGCGTGACCTGTCCGTCTCTCTCAGCGTCAACGGACAGGTGCGCCAGCAGGTGTCCTGCGCCAAGATGCTTGTATCGATCCCCGGCATCCTCTCCTACGCATCCAGCGTCATGGAGCTTCAGCCCGGCGACGTCATTCTCACGGGGGCCCCGCCCGGGGTCGGCCCGATCGTCGAGGGCGACTTGGTGCACGTGCGGATCGACCGCCTCGGGGAACTCCAGCTGCCGGTGAGCACTGAGGTCTGA
- a CDS encoding cytochrome P450 yields MDVLTESAARRFDIFDVPDGYIDDPYPWLRGLREGDPIHANADGSVLLTRYRDVRAVWRDPTASVAKDEMFRERFGEGPLLAHHTTGMLFRDPPDHDRLREIVNPFFTRSNIAGFQAFLEATVDQLLDNMAESGTFDLVTDFAEHIPASMITRILGVPPEDAPLLRQLGLQVLFPLNPRVPDEIIEAGHAAAGKFVDYITERLAEVRRRGVDGTPSSVLEAVVAAESDGAAITPDESVHMCLLVFNGGHETTTNLIAVGTHGLLQHPTEFARLAEIDDRAVNVAVEEIVRYVSPLQLQGRRTTAPIELPSGSLPAGTEVVLCQASANRDEQEFAEPERLDLSRKPNGHLAFGFGVHTCLGNQLARLEARVVLPRLARRLPDLKLAGAPVFNPNVRFRGLSSLPVRIGDAA; encoded by the coding sequence GTGGACGTACTGACAGAGTCGGCTGCGCGCCGGTTCGACATCTTCGACGTGCCCGACGGCTACATCGACGACCCGTATCCCTGGTTGCGGGGCCTGCGTGAGGGCGATCCGATCCACGCGAACGCAGACGGGTCCGTACTCCTCACCCGCTACCGGGACGTACGAGCTGTGTGGCGTGACCCCACCGCATCGGTGGCTAAGGACGAGATGTTCCGCGAACGCTTCGGCGAGGGCCCGCTACTGGCGCACCACACCACCGGGATGCTGTTTCGCGACCCGCCCGACCACGACCGACTGCGCGAGATCGTCAATCCGTTCTTTACCCGGTCCAACATCGCGGGCTTCCAAGCCTTCCTCGAGGCTACCGTGGACCAGCTCCTCGATAACATGGCCGAATCCGGAACGTTCGATCTCGTCACCGACTTCGCCGAGCACATCCCGGCCTCGATGATCACCCGAATCCTGGGGGTGCCACCGGAGGACGCGCCGCTGCTGCGGCAGCTCGGGCTACAGGTGCTGTTCCCGCTCAACCCGCGAGTTCCCGACGAGATCATCGAGGCGGGGCACGCCGCGGCGGGCAAGTTCGTCGACTACATCACCGAGCGGCTGGCCGAGGTGCGCAGACGCGGCGTCGACGGGACTCCGTCGAGTGTGCTCGAAGCGGTGGTTGCCGCCGAGTCGGATGGTGCGGCCATCACGCCAGACGAGAGCGTTCACATGTGTTTGCTCGTCTTCAACGGCGGCCACGAAACGACCACCAACCTGATCGCCGTGGGCACCCACGGTCTGCTGCAGCACCCCACCGAGTTCGCCCGCCTGGCTGAGATCGACGACCGCGCCGTGAACGTCGCCGTCGAGGAGATCGTCCGCTACGTATCGCCGCTGCAGCTGCAGGGCAGACGGACCACCGCCCCCATCGAACTACCGTCCGGTTCGTTGCCGGCGGGAACCGAGGTCGTGCTGTGCCAGGCCTCGGCGAATCGTGACGAGCAGGAGTTCGCCGAGCCAGAGCGGCTAGATCTGAGCCGCAAACCCAATGGGCACCTCGCGTTCGGTTTCGGCGTACACACGTGCCTGGGGAACCAACTGGCCCGTTTGGAAGCCCGCGTTGTCCTGCCCCGGCTCGCCCGCCGACTGCCGGATCTGAAACTCGCCGGAGCCCCGGTTTTCAACCCCAACGTTCGTTTCCGAGGCCTTTCGAGCCTCCCCGTCCGTATCGGAGACGCCGCATGA
- a CDS encoding transposase — MDLEVAVADGARTISEIDVLCDQAELFGSVASDSTCWRLLDSLDDTALAQVVAARARAREVVWDQDAERYGRAFPPARVAGHDLDVLVIDLDASIVVCHSEREQAAATFKRTFDYRPLMAFCDNTSEFLVGVACRGNAGAITAADHVDVFDQALAQIPDQHRHGRPALVRADTAGCTKAFLTHIRSRRGRTVCEFSVG, encoded by the coding sequence GTGGACCTCGAGGTGGCCGTCGCCGACGGTGCGAGGACGATCTCCGAGATCGACGTGCTGTGCGACCAGGCCGAGTTGTTCGGGTCGGTGGCGTCGGACTCGACGTGTTGGCGGCTGCTCGACTCCCTTGACGACACCGCGCTGGCCCAGGTGGTGGCGGCTCGGGCGAGGGCTCGGGAGGTGGTCTGGGACCAGGACGCCGAACGCTACGGCCGAGCGTTTCCGCCGGCGCGGGTGGCCGGCCACGACCTCGACGTGCTGGTCATCGACCTCGATGCCTCGATCGTGGTCTGCCACTCGGAGAGGGAACAGGCGGCGGCGACGTTCAAGCGGACCTTCGACTACCGTCCGCTGATGGCGTTCTGCGACAACACCTCCGAGTTCCTCGTCGGGGTGGCGTGCCGCGGCAACGCCGGAGCGATAACCGCCGCCGATCACGTCGACGTGTTCGACCAGGCCCTGGCTCAGATTCCGGATCAGCACCGCCACGGCCGCCCGGCCCTGGTCCGGGCCGACACCGCCGGCTGCACGAAAGCGTTCCTCACTCACATCCGCAGCCGCCGCGGCAGGACCGTCTGCGAGTTCTCCGTCGGCTAG
- a CDS encoding PadR family transcriptional regulator translates to MSLRHALLALLTADPMTGYELVKYFDGTTANVWSAPHSQIYPELRRMEADGLIDVREIPRGERATKREYVVNANGVAEFKKWLDEPAVYQSERDVHRLRASHLELSSYESARRQLGAHLNHYSKRLTDAQLFVADIEERRVPLLRKRLERRPEAEHEAIVAYKLFAYRGQVRKAETEIAWAREGLELIDDLERRQIPLYGEAFDGYREPTELF, encoded by the coding sequence ATGTCTCTTCGACATGCGCTACTGGCGCTCCTTACCGCAGATCCCATGACGGGCTACGAGCTGGTCAAGTACTTTGATGGCACGACGGCGAATGTCTGGAGCGCACCGCACAGCCAGATCTACCCCGAATTGCGGCGCATGGAGGCCGACGGACTCATTGATGTCCGAGAGATCCCGCGCGGCGAGCGGGCAACAAAACGAGAGTACGTCGTCAATGCGAATGGGGTCGCGGAGTTCAAGAAGTGGCTAGACGAACCCGCCGTCTACCAGTCGGAACGGGACGTCCACCGTCTACGCGCCTCCCATTTGGAGCTTTCCAGCTACGAATCCGCTCGTCGTCAACTGGGTGCACATCTCAACCACTACTCGAAGAGGTTGACCGATGCGCAATTGTTTGTCGCCGATATTGAGGAGCGACGCGTTCCGCTGTTACGCAAGCGGCTGGAGCGTCGGCCGGAAGCCGAGCACGAGGCGATTGTTGCCTACAAACTGTTCGCCTATCGTGGCCAGGTCAGGAAGGCTGAGACCGAGATTGCGTGGGCACGGGAGGGCCTCGAACTGATTGACGATCTAGAACGACGTCAAATTCCTCTTTATGGTGAAGCGTTCGACGGGTACCGTGAACCGACGGAGCTATTCTAG
- a CDS encoding PDR/VanB family oxidoreductase, with protein MTTASGLDLLVQRTTTEAVGVLGLHLVHPDGELLPEWQPGAHIDVTLPSGRIRQYSLCSNPTDRTHYRIGVLREEHGRGGSLEVHNTHLTGTTMRVSAPRNRFPLVPADRYLFIAGGIGITPILAMLGDVTAPWQLIYGGRSLDTMAFRQEIADLQGGTTTLVPQDIDGLLDLEEIVGHADNDTAIYCCGPDGLLQAVEQHCAARLPPGALHLERFGAPPNSPPQNSANCEDSAFEVELARTGVTLSVPPDKTVLETVLERAPQLDYSCEEGYCGTCETRVLAGVPLHRDTVLDDAERDSGNTMMICVSRSKTPKITLDL; from the coding sequence TTGACCACCGCCAGCGGCCTGGACCTGCTTGTCCAGCGGACCACGACGGAGGCAGTTGGTGTACTCGGGCTGCACCTCGTGCACCCAGACGGAGAGCTGCTGCCAGAATGGCAACCGGGAGCGCACATCGATGTGACCTTGCCGTCCGGTCGAATCCGCCAGTACTCGTTGTGCAGCAACCCTACCGACCGGACGCACTACCGCATCGGCGTCTTGCGAGAGGAGCACGGGCGAGGCGGCTCGCTCGAAGTGCATAACACGCACCTCACCGGGACGACGATGCGTGTCAGCGCGCCGCGCAACCGCTTCCCCCTTGTGCCGGCGGACCGCTATCTATTCATTGCGGGCGGTATCGGCATCACCCCGATCCTCGCAATGCTTGGCGATGTCACAGCTCCGTGGCAGCTGATCTACGGTGGACGCTCGCTGGACACGATGGCCTTCCGGCAGGAGATCGCCGACCTCCAAGGAGGTACGACCACCCTCGTACCGCAGGACATCGACGGCCTACTCGACCTGGAGGAGATCGTCGGCCATGCGGACAACGACACCGCCATCTACTGCTGCGGCCCCGACGGTCTCTTGCAAGCCGTGGAACAACACTGCGCGGCACGGCTCCCACCCGGGGCTTTACACTTGGAACGCTTCGGCGCGCCCCCAAACTCGCCACCACAAAACAGTGCGAACTGCGAGGACTCGGCATTCGAGGTGGAGCTTGCCCGCACCGGCGTCACCCTCTCCGTCCCACCAGACAAGACCGTGCTGGAGACGGTTCTGGAACGAGCACCACAGCTCGACTATTCTTGCGAGGAAGGCTACTGCGGCACCTGCGAAACCCGAGTCCTCGCCGGGGTTCCTCTGCACCGGGACACAGTACTCGACGATGCCGAACGCGACTCCGGAAACACCATGATGATCTGCGTCAGCAGATCGAAAACCCCAAAGATCACTCTCGACCTCTGA
- a CDS encoding aromatic acid/H+ symport family MFS transporter produces MSLSTGPARSGLSVVALCFLTIVFDGYDLIVYGSAVPSLLTEPGWDMGPAQAGAIGSYALMGMLIGALAAGAITDVIGRRRTMLIGITVFSVLMIACALAPDPTTLGIARFLAGLGLGGVIPSAVALTVEYAPPRRRQLYNALMFAGYSVGGVLAAVLALAFLAEHGWRLLFAIGAAPLLIILPLAWKFLPESVGFLLAKGRDDEAAALAERYGLDLDALRLERASAAGPSGPRALFRPGSASATLLFGTTSFCGLLLVYGLNTWLPQIMRQAGYPLGSALTFLLVLNLGAIVGGIAASLLADRFGPKPVTIAAFLLATTCLLVLSQQVGTGLLMVAVAVAGLGSVGTQILINGFVAVYYPARIRATALGWSLGVGRIGAIIGPLFGGWVLAAGIGFEWNFYGFAIPALLGAVFIALIPRRRTSHSPTSSATDSSSATSANSEEAPA; encoded by the coding sequence GTGTCACTGTCGACCGGACCCGCGCGATCAGGACTTTCCGTGGTCGCCCTGTGCTTCCTCACCATCGTCTTCGACGGCTACGACCTGATCGTCTACGGATCCGCAGTGCCCAGCCTGCTGACCGAGCCCGGCTGGGACATGGGCCCCGCCCAAGCCGGCGCGATCGGCAGCTACGCCCTGATGGGCATGCTCATCGGAGCCCTCGCCGCCGGTGCGATCACCGACGTCATCGGCCGCCGCCGAACGATGCTCATCGGTATCACGGTGTTCTCGGTGCTCATGATCGCGTGTGCGCTGGCCCCGGACCCGACGACCCTCGGCATCGCACGGTTCCTGGCTGGTCTCGGCCTGGGCGGGGTCATCCCGTCAGCAGTCGCTCTGACGGTCGAGTACGCTCCACCCCGACGACGGCAGCTGTACAACGCGTTGATGTTCGCAGGCTACTCGGTCGGCGGTGTGCTGGCAGCCGTCCTTGCGCTTGCTTTCCTCGCCGAGCACGGTTGGCGACTGCTGTTCGCGATCGGCGCCGCCCCACTACTGATCATCCTCCCACTGGCCTGGAAGTTTCTTCCGGAATCGGTCGGATTCCTGCTCGCCAAGGGCCGCGACGACGAGGCAGCTGCACTGGCCGAACGCTACGGGCTCGATCTCGACGCCCTGCGCCTCGAACGCGCTTCGGCCGCCGGACCGTCAGGCCCCAGGGCCTTGTTTCGGCCCGGCTCTGCCAGCGCCACGCTCCTGTTTGGGACCACCAGCTTCTGTGGTCTGCTCCTGGTATACGGCCTCAACACGTGGCTGCCCCAGATCATGCGACAAGCTGGGTATCCACTGGGGTCGGCCCTGACGTTCCTGCTCGTCCTCAACCTCGGCGCGATCGTGGGCGGCATCGCCGCATCCCTGCTCGCCGACCGATTCGGGCCCAAGCCCGTCACTATCGCAGCCTTTCTGCTCGCCACGACCTGCCTGCTCGTGCTGAGTCAGCAGGTCGGCACCGGACTACTCATGGTCGCCGTCGCCGTGGCCGGACTCGGTAGTGTCGGCACCCAGATCCTGATCAACGGATTCGTCGCGGTCTATTACCCGGCTAGAATCCGAGCCACCGCTCTCGGTTGGTCGCTCGGAGTCGGCCGAATCGGAGCAATCATCGGCCCGCTCTTCGGGGGCTGGGTTCTGGCTGCCGGCATCGGATTCGAGTGGAACTTCTACGGGTTCGCCATACCCGCACTTCTCGGGGCGGTATTCATTGCACTCATTCCTCGCCGACGCACCTCGCATTCTCCGACGTCGAGCGCTACCGATAGTTCGTCCGCTACAAGCGCAAACAGTGAAGAAGCACCCGCTTGA
- a CDS encoding cupin domain-containing protein, with the protein MTAQLDSYYDRLADRHYGALWRMSGALTKAPSTAMVPYLWPYAEARELLTEAGSLVTPEESDRRVIAFDNPGTRPGQLARSTDTLWAALQLVLPGEAAPPHRHTPAALRFIIEGESGWTDVDGTRYEMAPGDVIRTPNWTWHGHGHSAAATAPMIWLDGLDLPLIHDLPAVFAEFTEGDASVLALPSPADVTPHAFPFAQMRSELDARRSGPGDPFDDIIVEYRDPETCGPIMPTLSAAMQLLRPGTQTSAHRHSHSVVYHVVSGSGVSTVGNRRLAWSKGDTFAVPVWAVHDHSNTTTNDALLFSFSDAPVIDALGLTLEEPVTGRDSS; encoded by the coding sequence ATGACTGCCCAGCTCGACAGCTACTACGACCGTCTCGCCGACCGACACTACGGGGCCTTGTGGCGAATGAGTGGTGCATTGACGAAGGCACCGTCCACCGCGATGGTGCCGTACCTGTGGCCGTACGCCGAGGCCCGCGAACTACTGACCGAGGCAGGCTCGCTGGTGACGCCGGAGGAGTCCGACCGGCGGGTCATCGCGTTCGACAATCCCGGCACTCGCCCTGGTCAGCTGGCTCGCTCGACCGACACGCTGTGGGCGGCGCTGCAGCTGGTGCTTCCCGGCGAGGCGGCGCCGCCGCACCGCCACACGCCGGCCGCGCTCCGGTTCATCATCGAAGGCGAGTCGGGCTGGACCGACGTCGACGGCACGCGCTACGAGATGGCCCCCGGTGACGTGATCCGTACCCCGAACTGGACCTGGCACGGCCACGGCCACTCGGCCGCAGCGACGGCACCGATGATCTGGTTGGACGGACTAGACCTTCCACTCATCCACGATCTGCCGGCTGTGTTCGCCGAGTTCACCGAGGGCGACGCATCAGTGCTGGCGCTGCCCTCACCCGCCGATGTCACGCCGCACGCGTTCCCCTTCGCACAGATGCGCTCCGAACTCGATGCCCGTCGCTCCGGACCGGGTGACCCGTTCGACGACATCATCGTCGAATACCGGGATCCAGAGACCTGTGGCCCGATCATGCCGACGCTTTCCGCGGCCATGCAGCTACTGCGGCCCGGCACCCAGACATCGGCGCACCGCCACTCGCACAGCGTCGTCTACCATGTCGTCTCCGGCTCCGGGGTGTCCACGGTCGGCAACCGTCGCTTGGCATGGAGCAAGGGCGACACCTTCGCAGTCCCGGTGTGGGCCGTTCACGACCACAGCAACACCACTACCAACGACGCGCTGCTGTTCTCGTTCTCCGATGCACCGGTCATCGACGCTCTCGGCCTGACTCTCGAAGAGCCCGTCACCGGCCGCGACTCGTCCTGA